A single window of Modestobacter italicus DNA harbors:
- a CDS encoding NAD(P)-dependent alcohol dehydrogenase gives MLTEAAVVREKDGPFVIEEVELDDPRPDEVRVRLVGAGVCHTDAVVREQTYPTPLPAVLGHEGSGVVEAVGDAVAGVAVGDHVVLSVNTCGRCRQCLAGDSTYCADLYARNFGGTRPDGSTALRDRDGGQLSSHFFGQSSFARHANVQARSVVPIRADVPLELMGPLGCGIQTGAGAVMNSLRPPAGSSIAVFGAGAVGLSAVLAARAVGCARIVAVDVVPERLALATELGATDVVDARDGDVAARVTELTGGQGVDAALETTGVSAVLRTAADSLAIRGTVGVVGAQAPGEETAFETGLSMTRGWRLQMIIEGDAVPQTYIPQLVELWRQDRFPFDRLVTSYDFADIEQAFADSAAGRTIKPVLRLGTPDGDPPRGS, from the coding sequence ATGCTCACCGAGGCAGCCGTCGTCCGGGAGAAGGACGGCCCGTTCGTGATCGAGGAGGTCGAGCTCGACGACCCCCGCCCCGACGAGGTCCGGGTGCGGCTGGTCGGCGCCGGGGTCTGCCACACCGACGCGGTGGTGCGCGAGCAGACCTACCCGACGCCGCTGCCGGCCGTGCTGGGCCACGAGGGCTCCGGCGTCGTCGAGGCGGTCGGCGACGCCGTGGCCGGGGTGGCGGTGGGCGACCACGTCGTCCTGTCGGTGAACACCTGCGGCCGCTGCCGGCAGTGCCTGGCGGGCGACAGCACCTACTGCGCCGACCTGTACGCCCGCAACTTCGGCGGCACCCGGCCCGACGGGTCCACCGCGCTGCGGGACCGCGACGGCGGGCAGCTCTCCTCGCACTTCTTCGGCCAGTCCTCGTTCGCCCGGCACGCGAACGTGCAGGCCCGGTCGGTGGTCCCGATCCGAGCCGACGTCCCGCTCGAGCTGATGGGCCCGCTCGGCTGCGGCATCCAGACCGGGGCGGGTGCGGTGATGAACTCGCTGCGCCCGCCGGCCGGGTCGAGCATCGCCGTGTTCGGGGCCGGGGCGGTGGGGCTGTCCGCCGTGCTGGCCGCGCGGGCGGTCGGCTGCGCCCGGATCGTCGCCGTCGACGTCGTCCCCGAGCGGCTGGCGCTGGCCACCGAGCTCGGTGCGACCGACGTCGTCGACGCCCGGGACGGCGACGTCGCCGCGCGCGTCACCGAGCTCACCGGCGGGCAGGGCGTGGACGCCGCACTCGAGACGACGGGTGTGTCGGCCGTGCTGCGCACCGCGGCGGACTCGCTGGCCATCCGCGGCACCGTCGGGGTCGTCGGAGCCCAGGCGCCGGGCGAGGAGACGGCGTTCGAGACCGGGCTGTCGATGACCCGCGGCTGGCGGCTGCAGATGATCATCGAGGGCGACGCGGTCCCGCAGACGTACATCCCGCAGCTCGTCGAGCTCTGGCGGCAGGACCGGTTCCCGTTCGACCGGCTGGTCACCTCCTACGACTTCGCCGACATCGAGCAGGCCTTCGCCGACTCCGCCGCCGGGCGGACGATCAAGCCCGTGCTGCGGCTGGGGACCCCGGACGGCGACCCGCCGCGGGGCTCCTGA
- a CDS encoding glycine cleavage T protein (Aminomethyl transferase), translating into MRFDHDFLGREALEVEKAAPRRVLRTLVWDAEDVADVYASLFRPGEAYEYMDMPRDQRGFMWADRVTRAGQTVGVATSRGYSYWFRQMLSLSTLDVAASELGTELTVHWGRPGGRQKEIRAVVAAAPYKQDRSRGDLRPR; encoded by the coding sequence GTGCGGTTCGACCACGACTTCCTCGGCCGGGAGGCGCTGGAGGTCGAGAAGGCGGCACCGCGCCGGGTGCTCCGCACCCTGGTCTGGGACGCCGAGGACGTGGCCGACGTGTACGCCTCGCTCTTCCGGCCGGGGGAGGCCTACGAGTACATGGACATGCCGCGCGACCAGCGGGGGTTCATGTGGGCCGACCGGGTGACCCGGGCCGGGCAGACGGTGGGGGTGGCCACCTCCCGCGGGTACAGCTACTGGTTCCGGCAGATGCTCTCGCTGAGCACCCTCGACGTCGCCGCGAGCGAGCTCGGCACCGAGCTCACCGTGCACTGGGGCAGGCCCGGCGGGCGCCAGAAGGAGATCCGGGCCGTGGTCGCCGCGGCGCCGTACAAGCAGGACCGCAGCCGGGGCGACCTGCGCCCGCGCTGA
- a CDS encoding glycine cleavage T protein (Aminomethyl transferase): MEFTVEAMRRPPQVYAWSRFGHPEYTDWLDESLSWKQTCSLGDWSFLWQHRITGPDAVRLIGDFSVNSVDNWETGRSKHAIHTNRDGKVVHEGVVTRFGAEDFVVHGRGGFWLQHQLARGSYDAECTPEDWFVLQVAGPTSLAVLDAVTDTTPLLSTGYMHVAQVQIAGRPVWALRQGMSGEVGFELQGPREFGPEVHDLLLEAGRPFGIRRIGARVTPINHLEASYPTIATDYIPGIFEPETADYLAEFRASMPDYAQPAYIAGS; encoded by the coding sequence GTGGAGTTCACCGTCGAGGCGATGCGCCGGCCGCCGCAGGTCTACGCGTGGAGCCGGTTCGGGCACCCCGAGTACACCGACTGGCTGGACGAGAGCCTGTCGTGGAAGCAGACCTGCTCCCTCGGCGACTGGTCGTTCCTCTGGCAGCACCGGATCACCGGGCCCGACGCCGTCCGGCTGATCGGCGACTTCTCCGTCAACAGCGTCGACAACTGGGAGACCGGCCGGTCCAAGCACGCCATCCACACGAACCGCGACGGCAAGGTCGTCCACGAGGGCGTCGTCACCCGGTTCGGTGCCGAGGACTTCGTGGTCCACGGCCGCGGCGGCTTCTGGCTGCAGCACCAGCTGGCCCGCGGCAGCTACGACGCGGAGTGCACCCCGGAGGACTGGTTCGTGCTGCAGGTCGCCGGGCCGACCTCCCTCGCGGTCCTGGACGCGGTCACCGACACCACCCCGTTGCTGAGCACCGGGTACATGCACGTCGCCCAGGTGCAGATCGCCGGCCGGCCGGTCTGGGCGCTGCGCCAGGGGATGAGCGGGGAGGTCGGGTTCGAGCTGCAGGGCCCGCGGGAGTTCGGCCCGGAGGTGCACGACCTGCTGCTGGAGGCGGGCCGGCCGTTCGGCATCCGCCGCATCGGCGCCCGGGTCACCCCGATCAACCACCTGGAGGCCAGCTACCCGACCATCGCCACCGACTACATCCCGGGGATCTTCGAGCCGGAGACGGCCGACTACCTCGCCGAGTTCCGGGCCTCCATGCCCGACTACGCACAGCCCGCCTACATCGCCGGCAGCTAA
- a CDS encoding M20/M25/M40 family metallo-hydrolase, with protein MTTRPAPLTPGVFADLLPAMLADLAELVGCETPSADRAAFARGAALVARQGARALGADPEVLVREGCTHLRWRLGGGPRRVLVLCHQDTVWPVGTLTAIPWSVVDGVVRGPGCLDMKGGIVLGLTALAQLRAAGTDLDGVTVLVTGDEEVGSPTSADLIREEARGCAAVLVLEAGADDGGLKTGRKGASMYELLVTGRAAHAGLEPEKGISATLELAHQVGAIAALADPGQGTTVTPTALVSGTTTNTVPASGRLSVDVRALTAAEQQRVDAGMRALTPHLPGAVLELRGGVNRPPLEVASSAGLFALAQQVSARLGLPAPEAVTVGGASDGNFTAGIGVPTLDGLGAVGGGAHAAGEHVRTTELPGRAALVAGLVRAVLAAAPGTHGRDVGGLGLPDEGTGGG; from the coding sequence GTGACCACGCGGCCCGCGCCCCTGACCCCCGGGGTCTTCGCCGACCTGCTGCCGGCGATGCTGGCCGACCTGGCCGAGCTGGTCGGCTGCGAGACCCCGTCCGCGGACCGGGCGGCGTTTGCCCGCGGTGCCGCGCTGGTCGCCCGGCAGGGCGCGCGGGCGCTCGGCGCGGACCCGGAGGTGCTGGTCCGGGAGGGCTGCACGCACCTGCGCTGGCGGCTGGGCGGCGGCCCGCGCCGGGTGCTGGTGCTCTGCCACCAGGACACGGTGTGGCCGGTGGGCACGCTCACGGCGATCCCGTGGTCGGTCGTCGACGGGGTGGTCCGCGGGCCGGGCTGCCTGGACATGAAGGGCGGCATCGTGCTGGGCCTCACCGCCCTGGCCCAGCTGCGCGCCGCCGGGACCGACCTCGACGGGGTCACCGTGCTGGTCACCGGGGACGAGGAGGTCGGCTCGCCGACGTCGGCCGACCTGATCCGGGAGGAGGCACGGGGCTGCGCGGCGGTGCTCGTGCTGGAGGCCGGTGCCGACGACGGCGGGCTGAAGACCGGCCGCAAGGGCGCGTCGATGTACGAGCTGCTGGTCACCGGCCGCGCCGCGCACGCCGGGCTGGAGCCGGAGAAGGGCATCAGCGCCACCCTCGAGCTCGCGCACCAGGTGGGGGCGATCGCCGCCCTGGCCGACCCCGGGCAGGGCACCACGGTCACCCCGACCGCACTGGTGTCGGGCACCACCACGAACACCGTGCCGGCCAGCGGTCGGCTGAGCGTCGACGTCCGGGCGCTGACCGCCGCGGAGCAGCAGCGGGTGGACGCCGGGATGCGCGCGCTGACCCCGCACCTGCCCGGCGCGGTGCTGGAGCTGCGCGGCGGGGTCAACCGCCCGCCGCTGGAGGTGGCCTCCTCCGCCGGCCTGTTCGCGCTGGCGCAGCAGGTGTCCGCCCGGCTGGGGCTGCCCGCGCCGGAGGCGGTGACCGTGGGCGGGGCGTCGGACGGGAACTTCACCGCGGGCATCGGGGTGCCGACGCTCGACGGGCTCGGCGCCGTCGGCGGCGGCGCGCACGCCGCTGGCGAGCACGTGCGCACCACCGAGCTGCCCGGCCGCGCGGCCCTCGTCGCCGGCCTGGTGCGGGCCGTGCTCGCCGCGGCCCCTGGCACGCACGGCCGGGACGTCGGTGGCCTCGGCCTCCCGGACGAAGGGACCGGCGGTGGATGA
- a CDS encoding GNAT family N-acetyltransferase, with amino-acid sequence MGIVTELTDGLPATPPPPVAGPAVAHAAAEAAHRAAARSGVQVVELAELADLRAVQDLFGSIWHPAPDNPPVTVEMMRALTKAGNPLLGAYADGELVGACVGFFAAPAGTALHSHVTGVLPTAQRRSVGRTLKLHQRAWALDRGLTRITWTFDPLVRRNAWFNLGRLGAVPVEYLPDFYGPMEDTINASDQSDRLLTTWVLDSPAVVRAVAGEPVAVDLPALRAAGAVAVVSAGPDGAPEERPGVPGRPWLVAVPPDVEGLRARDPELAARWRVAVRGALAGALAGGGRVRAFAREGWYVVDGAGIPAAPEAGRATP; translated from the coding sequence ATGGGCATCGTGACCGAGCTGACCGACGGCCTGCCGGCGACCCCGCCCCCTCCGGTGGCGGGGCCGGCGGTCGCGCACGCGGCAGCCGAGGCCGCGCACCGGGCCGCCGCCCGCTCGGGGGTGCAAGTGGTCGAGCTCGCCGAGCTGGCCGACCTGCGCGCCGTGCAGGACCTCTTCGGCTCCATCTGGCACCCGGCGCCGGACAACCCGCCGGTGACCGTGGAGATGATGCGGGCGCTGACCAAGGCCGGCAACCCGCTGCTCGGGGCCTACGCCGACGGGGAGCTGGTGGGCGCCTGCGTCGGCTTCTTCGCCGCCCCGGCGGGCACCGCCCTGCACAGCCACGTCACCGGCGTCCTGCCCACCGCGCAGCGGCGCAGCGTGGGCCGCACGCTCAAGCTGCACCAGCGGGCCTGGGCGCTGGACCGCGGCCTCACCCGGATCACCTGGACCTTCGACCCGCTGGTGCGCCGCAACGCCTGGTTCAACCTGGGCCGGCTGGGCGCCGTGCCGGTCGAGTACCTCCCGGACTTCTACGGTCCGATGGAGGACACCATCAACGCCTCCGACCAGTCCGACCGGCTGCTCACCACCTGGGTGCTGGACTCCCCCGCCGTGGTGCGCGCCGTCGCCGGCGAGCCGGTGGCCGTGGACCTGCCGGCGCTGCGGGCGGCCGGCGCCGTCGCCGTCGTCTCCGCCGGACCCGACGGCGCCCCGGAGGAGCGACCGGGCGTCCCGGGCCGGCCGTGGCTGGTGGCCGTGCCGCCGGACGTCGAGGGGCTGCGGGCCCGGGACCCGGAGCTGGCCGCCCGGTGGCGGGTGGCGGTCCGCGGCGCCCTGGCCGGGGCGCTGGCCGGCGGCGGCCGGGTGCGCGCCTTCGCCCGCGAGGGCTGGTACGTCGTCGACGGCGCCGGGATCCCGGCCGCCCCTGAGGCCGGGAGGGCCACGCCGTGA
- the menC gene encoding o-succinylbenzoate synthase: MKLESVELRRIAMPLVAPFRTSFGTQTSRDVLLVRARTDVGEGWGECAALADPRYSAEYVDGAADVLRRFFLPAVAAVPDLDAYAVGRALAPFAGHWMAKAAIETAVLDAELRAAGRSFGSFLGAATDRVPCGVSVGIMDSIPELLDAVGGYLDAGYLRIKLKIEPGWDVEPVRAVRERFGDVALQVDANTAYAVSDARHLAKLDPFELLLIEQPLPEDDVLGHAELARTVATPICLDESITSARTAAAAIRLGACSIVNVKPARVGGYLEARRVHDVCAAHGVPVWCGGMLETGLGRAANVALAALPGFTLPGDTSASDRYYATDITAPFELVDGHLAVPTGPGLGVEPDSQLLDEVTTSVEELRLR, translated from the coding sequence GTGAAGCTCGAGAGCGTCGAACTGCGCCGGATCGCGATGCCGCTGGTGGCGCCGTTCCGGACGTCGTTCGGCACCCAGACCAGCCGGGACGTGCTGCTGGTGCGGGCGCGCACCGACGTCGGCGAGGGGTGGGGCGAGTGCGCGGCGCTGGCCGACCCGCGGTACTCCGCCGAGTACGTCGACGGCGCCGCCGACGTGCTGCGCCGCTTCTTCCTCCCCGCGGTGGCCGCCGTCCCCGACCTGGACGCGTACGCCGTCGGCCGCGCGCTGGCGCCGTTCGCCGGGCACTGGATGGCCAAGGCGGCGATCGAGACGGCGGTGCTGGACGCCGAGCTGCGGGCCGCCGGGCGGTCGTTCGGCTCCTTCCTGGGCGCGGCCACCGACCGGGTGCCCTGCGGGGTGTCGGTCGGGATCATGGACTCGATCCCGGAGCTGCTGGACGCCGTCGGCGGGTACCTGGACGCCGGTTACCTGCGGATCAAGCTGAAGATCGAGCCGGGCTGGGACGTCGAGCCGGTGCGCGCGGTCCGCGAGCGGTTCGGCGACGTGGCGCTGCAGGTCGACGCCAACACCGCCTACGCCGTCTCCGACGCCCGCCACCTGGCGAAGCTGGACCCGTTCGAGCTGCTGCTGATCGAGCAGCCGCTGCCCGAGGACGACGTCCTCGGGCATGCCGAGCTGGCCCGCACCGTGGCCACCCCGATCTGCCTGGACGAGTCGATCACCTCGGCCCGCACCGCGGCGGCGGCGATCCGGCTGGGGGCGTGCTCGATCGTCAACGTGAAGCCGGCCCGGGTCGGCGGCTACCTGGAGGCGCGGCGGGTGCACGACGTCTGCGCCGCGCACGGGGTGCCGGTGTGGTGCGGCGGCATGCTGGAGACCGGCCTGGGCCGCGCGGCCAACGTGGCGCTGGCGGCGCTGCCCGGCTTCACCCTGCCCGGGGACACCTCCGCGTCGGACCGGTACTACGCCACCGACATCACCGCCCCGTTCGAGCTCGTCGACGGCCACCTGGCGGTGCCCACCGGCCCGGGGCTCGGGGTCGAGCCGGACTCGCAGCTCCTGGACGAGGTCACCACGTCGGTCGAGGAGCTCAGGCTGCGCTGA
- a CDS encoding helix-turn-helix domain-containing protein: MTDEYDPLVVGRRIRELRAAAGLTLGELAGRLGRAPSHLSMVENGKRELRVAELHALAGALGTDVADLLSQAPRSRRAQLEIALERAQRSPLFTSLGLAPLSVRKALPDQAIETVLALLSELERVHEQRAATPEQARRANTALRAEMRRSGNHLAELETTAGTLLAAVGHTGGPLSQRVAADLAGHLGFTIHHVGDLPASTRSLTDLEGRRIYLPRQSEAGRDPRSTLLQALAGAVLGHSPPEDYESFLRQRVESNYLAGALLVPQTSAVPLLKAAKERRELSVEDLRDAYAVTYETAAHRFTNLATEHLGIPVHFLKVHESGTIAKAYENDDVQFPSDALGTVEGQLVCRYWAARRVFAVEDRFSPYHQLTDKPGGTYWCTSSIQTTGRGAFSLSVGTSFAHAKWFRGMDADQRFSSTCPDESCCRTPPPALAERWAGRALPTPRLNASLFATLPTASSLTSTGSSTSPGVDTTEAYRFLDRHTRVDRDRPPPR; the protein is encoded by the coding sequence ATGACAGACGAGTACGACCCGCTGGTGGTCGGACGGCGCATCCGGGAGCTGCGGGCCGCCGCCGGGTTGACCCTGGGGGAGCTGGCCGGCCGGCTGGGGCGGGCTCCCTCGCACCTGTCGATGGTGGAGAACGGCAAGCGCGAGCTCCGGGTCGCCGAGCTGCACGCGCTCGCCGGGGCGCTGGGCACCGACGTCGCCGACCTGCTGTCCCAGGCGCCGCGGTCGCGCCGCGCCCAGCTGGAGATCGCGCTCGAGCGGGCGCAGCGCAGCCCGCTGTTCACCTCCCTCGGGCTGGCCCCGCTGTCGGTCCGCAAGGCGCTGCCCGACCAGGCCATCGAGACCGTCCTCGCCCTGCTCAGCGAGCTGGAGCGGGTGCACGAGCAGCGCGCGGCGACCCCCGAGCAGGCCCGCCGGGCGAACACCGCGCTGCGGGCGGAGATGCGCCGGTCGGGCAACCACCTGGCCGAGCTCGAGACGACCGCGGGCACCCTGCTCGCCGCGGTCGGCCACACCGGCGGCCCGCTGTCGCAGCGGGTCGCGGCCGACCTGGCCGGGCACCTCGGGTTCACCATCCACCACGTCGGCGACCTGCCCGCCTCCACCCGCAGCCTCACCGACCTGGAAGGGCGGCGCATCTACCTGCCGCGGCAGTCAGAGGCCGGCCGCGACCCCCGCTCGACCCTGCTGCAGGCGCTGGCGGGCGCCGTCCTGGGGCACAGCCCACCGGAAGACTACGAGTCCTTCCTCCGCCAGCGGGTGGAGAGCAACTACCTCGCCGGCGCCCTGCTCGTCCCGCAGACCAGCGCCGTCCCGTTGCTGAAGGCGGCCAAGGAGCGGCGGGAGCTGTCGGTGGAGGACCTGCGCGACGCCTACGCCGTCACCTACGAGACCGCGGCCCACCGGTTCACCAACCTGGCCACCGAGCACCTCGGCATCCCGGTGCACTTCTTGAAGGTGCACGAGTCCGGCACCATCGCCAAGGCCTACGAGAACGACGACGTGCAGTTCCCCAGCGACGCCCTCGGCACCGTCGAGGGGCAGCTGGTGTGCCGGTACTGGGCGGCCCGGCGGGTGTTCGCCGTGGAGGACCGGTTCAGCCCCTACCACCAGCTCACCGACAAGCCCGGCGGCACCTACTGGTGCACCTCGAGCATCCAGACCACCGGGCGCGGCGCGTTCTCCCTGTCGGTGGGCACGTCGTTCGCGCACGCCAAGTGGTTCCGCGGCATGGACGCCGACCAGCGGTTCAGCTCGACGTGCCCGGACGAGAGCTGCTGCCGGACGCCGCCGCCGGCGCTCGCGGAACGCTGGGCCGGCCGCGCGCTGCCGACCCCGCGGCTGAACGCCTCGCTGTTCGCCACGCTGCCCACCGCCTCCAGCCTGACCTCCACCGGGTCGTCGACCTCCCCGGGCGTGGACACCACGGAGGCCTACCGGTTCCTCGACCGGCACACCCGGGTCGACCGGGACCGGCCGCCGCCGCGCTGA
- the aceA gene encoding isocitrate lyase: MSQHPTRPGDAAETATDLAFAWQTDPRWAGIRRDHTAEDVVALRGPVVEEHTLARRGAERLFELVQASDGQEWVSALGALTGNQAVQQVRAGLKAIYLSGWQVAADANTAGQTYPDQSLYPVDSVPSVVRRINNALLRAGQVEATDGGASRDWLVPIVADAEAGFGGPLNAYELMRSMIAAGAAGVHWEDQLASEKKCGHMGGKVLVPTGQHIRTLNAARLAADVAGVPSMVIARTDALAATLLTSDHDERDRPFLTGERTAEGFYTVRNGLDPVIARGLAYAPYADLIWVESATPDLELARRFAEAVHAEFPDQRLAYNCSPSFNWRSHLDDDQIASFQRELAAMGYAFQFITLAGFHSLNHSMFTLAQGYAERQMSAYVELQEAEFASEASGYTATRHQREVGTGYFDRIATALNPASSTLALVGSTESEQFH, from the coding sequence ATGAGCCAGCACCCCACCCGCCCCGGCGACGCCGCCGAGACCGCCACCGACCTCGCGTTCGCCTGGCAGACCGACCCGCGCTGGGCCGGCATCCGCCGCGACCACACCGCCGAGGACGTCGTGGCACTGCGGGGACCGGTCGTGGAGGAGCACACGCTGGCCCGCCGGGGCGCCGAGCGGCTGTTCGAGCTGGTCCAGGCCAGCGACGGCCAGGAGTGGGTGTCCGCGCTCGGCGCGCTCACCGGCAACCAGGCCGTGCAGCAGGTCCGGGCCGGGCTGAAGGCCATCTACCTGTCCGGCTGGCAGGTCGCCGCCGACGCGAACACCGCGGGGCAGACCTACCCCGACCAGAGCCTCTACCCGGTCGACTCGGTGCCCTCCGTCGTCCGCCGGATCAACAACGCGCTCCTGCGGGCCGGCCAGGTCGAGGCCACCGACGGCGGCGCCAGCCGGGACTGGCTGGTGCCGATCGTCGCCGACGCCGAGGCCGGCTTCGGCGGGCCGCTCAACGCCTACGAGCTGATGCGCTCGATGATCGCGGCCGGGGCGGCCGGCGTGCACTGGGAGGACCAGCTGGCCTCGGAGAAGAAGTGCGGTCACATGGGCGGGAAGGTCCTGGTGCCCACCGGCCAGCACATCCGGACGCTGAACGCCGCCCGGCTGGCCGCCGACGTGGCCGGGGTCCCGTCGATGGTCATCGCCCGGACCGACGCCCTCGCCGCGACGCTGCTCACCAGCGACCACGACGAGCGCGACCGCCCGTTCCTCACCGGCGAGCGGACGGCGGAGGGCTTCTACACCGTCCGCAACGGCCTGGACCCGGTCATCGCCCGCGGCCTGGCCTACGCCCCCTACGCCGACCTGATCTGGGTCGAGTCCGCCACCCCCGACCTGGAGCTCGCCCGGCGCTTCGCCGAGGCGGTGCACGCGGAGTTCCCCGACCAGAGGCTGGCCTACAACTGCTCGCCGTCGTTCAACTGGCGCAGCCACCTCGACGACGACCAGATCGCCTCATTCCAGCGGGAGCTGGCCGCCATGGGCTACGCCTTCCAGTTCATCACCCTGGCCGGCTTCCACTCCCTCAACCACTCGATGTTCACCCTGGCCCAGGGCTACGCCGAGCGGCAGATGAGCGCCTACGTGGAGCTGCAGGAGGCCGAGTTCGCCTCCGAGGCCAGCGGTTACACCGCCACCCGCCACCAGCGGGAGGTCGGCACCGGCTACTTCGACCGGATCGCCACCGCGCTGAACCCGGCCAGCTCGACCCTCGCCCTGGTCGGCTCCACCGAGTCCGAGCAGTTCCACTGA
- a CDS encoding malate synthase produces the protein MTVLQTPAPHRSDRPASPPPPSGRIDVLGPAVPGAEEVLTPAALDFLAHLHDRFASGRAELLAARAVRRASLSNGQELRFSRQTPVVRYDPSWRVAGPGPGLADRRVELTGPADAATARAARHSGASTWVADLEDAMSPTWANVVGSQAVLADVVREWPTGAGPDAAPTLLVRPRGWHLVEKHLCHTDATGRSTPASASLVDFGLFALANAARLVERGHGPYFYLPKLETAAEARLWDQVFTETERVLGLRHGTIRATVLIETITAAFEMEEVLYELRHHCAGLNAGRWDYLFSIVKKFRDRGPAWVLPDRSELTMTTPFMHACTDLLVSTCHRRGAHAIGAMSTAVPDDRDPAATREALAEVAADKRREAEQGFDGTWVAHPGLVEVARNAFDEVLGGATDQRHRQRADVRVTAAELLDPRGLAGPVTDAGVRTNVSVAVRYMEAWLRGVGSVVLDGHVEDASTAEISRAQLWQWTTRRTVTVEGTPVTRDLVERLLDEVVAEQPRTPGDRFDDAAAMVRSVTLEETFPTFFTVPGYVEHLVTLPAR, from the coding sequence ATGACCGTCCTGCAGACCCCCGCCCCGCACCGGTCGGACCGACCGGCGTCCCCTCCCCCGCCGTCCGGCCGGATCGACGTGCTCGGCCCCGCCGTCCCGGGCGCCGAGGAGGTGCTCACCCCCGCCGCGCTGGACTTCCTCGCCCACCTGCACGACCGGTTCGCCTCCGGCCGCGCCGAGCTGCTCGCCGCGCGCGCCGTCCGCCGCGCGTCGCTCAGCAACGGCCAGGAGCTCCGCTTCAGCCGGCAGACCCCGGTGGTGCGCTACGACCCCTCCTGGCGGGTCGCCGGCCCCGGACCGGGCCTGGCCGACCGGCGGGTGGAGCTCACCGGCCCGGCCGACGCCGCCACCGCGCGGGCCGCACGGCACTCCGGCGCCTCGACCTGGGTCGCCGACCTGGAGGACGCGATGAGCCCCACCTGGGCCAACGTCGTCGGCAGCCAGGCCGTGCTGGCCGACGTCGTCCGGGAGTGGCCGACCGGCGCCGGACCGGACGCGGCGCCCACGCTGCTGGTCCGCCCCCGCGGCTGGCACCTGGTCGAGAAGCACCTGTGCCACACCGACGCCACCGGGCGGAGCACGCCGGCATCGGCCTCGCTGGTCGACTTCGGCCTGTTCGCCCTCGCCAACGCCGCCCGGCTGGTCGAGCGGGGGCACGGGCCGTACTTCTACCTGCCGAAGCTGGAGACCGCGGCCGAGGCGCGGCTGTGGGACCAGGTCTTCACCGAGACCGAGCGGGTGCTGGGCCTGCGGCACGGCACGATCCGGGCGACCGTGCTCATCGAGACGATCACCGCCGCCTTCGAGATGGAGGAGGTCCTCTACGAGCTGCGGCACCACTGCGCCGGCCTCAACGCCGGCCGGTGGGACTACCTGTTCAGCATCGTCAAGAAGTTCCGCGACCGGGGGCCGGCCTGGGTGCTGCCCGACCGGTCGGAGCTGACCATGACGACGCCGTTCATGCATGCCTGCACCGACCTGCTGGTGAGCACCTGCCACCGGCGCGGGGCCCACGCGATCGGCGCGATGAGCACGGCGGTCCCCGACGACCGCGACCCGGCCGCCACCCGGGAGGCCCTCGCCGAGGTCGCGGCGGACAAGCGGCGGGAGGCCGAGCAGGGCTTCGACGGCACCTGGGTGGCCCATCCCGGCCTGGTCGAGGTCGCGCGGAACGCCTTCGACGAGGTGCTCGGCGGGGCGACCGACCAGCGGCACCGACAGCGCGCGGACGTCCGGGTGACCGCCGCGGAGCTGCTCGACCCCCGCGGGCTGGCCGGTCCGGTGACCGACGCCGGGGTCCGCACCAACGTGTCGGTCGCCGTCCGCTACATGGAGGCCTGGCTGCGCGGGGTGGGCTCGGTCGTCCTCGACGGCCACGTCGAGGACGCCTCCACCGCGGAGATCAGCCGCGCCCAGCTGTGGCAGTGGACCACCCGCCGGACGGTCACCGTCGAGGGCACCCCGGTGACCCGCGACCTGGTCGAGCGGCTGCTGGACGAGGTGGTGGCCGAGCAGCCCCGCACCCCGGGCGACCGGTTCGACGACGCCGCGGCGATGGTCCGGTCGGTCACCCTGGAGGAGACCTTCCCGACGTTCTTCACCGTCCCCGGGTACGTCGAGCACCTGGTGACGCTGCCGGCCCGGTGA
- a CDS encoding cytosine deaminase, which yields MSRLVVGVPSEIKDDERRVALTPDGVVDLVHGGHHVVVQAGAGAGAPGSPTTGTPAPRLGLSTLQGDLVDQPVAEAHQLPFTDPATLLASR from the coding sequence ATGAGCAGGCTCGTCGTCGGGGTGCCGAGCGAGATCAAGGACGACGAGCGGCGGGTGGCCCTCACCCCAGACGGCGTCGTGGATCTGGTGCACGGGGGTCACCACGTGGTGGTGCAGGCCGGCGCCGGTGCAGGCGCCCCCGGTTCACCGACGACGGGTACGCCTGCCCCGCGCCTCGGCCTGAGCACGCTGCAGGGGGACCTCGTCGACCAGCCGGTCGCCGAGGCGCACCAGCTGCCCTTCACCGACCCCGCCACCCTCCTCGCATCGCGGTGA